The proteins below are encoded in one region of Oncorhynchus kisutch isolate 150728-3 linkage group LG14, Okis_V2, whole genome shotgun sequence:
- the LOC109886817 gene encoding ataxin-1, whose protein sequence is MKSNHERSNECLPPKKRDFPASTADERPLLMAPASETQRGENLTWLASVAGGHNRDISGGNGDGGRGGQRTSTPCESDVPQYKPLCSTITTHSDFLVPSSICSSSSSHQSRVVTTSLPAMYSSPLSPPGGTIHYTQLPHNLQVISSPYPGPYAGYLSSQPPPLPTSTSQRSHPDPYPNTTITSKLQHHSVGPGRPPLQSLPPGLAVSDTGPQYIQLSGSSQNVAPRTAPLPHGGTHHLHHDPHHTLAFSGGSQVLVQYAGSGSEEPLTKREEGRPRELHNGELEKRGRFERKESKGAPSSSSSSSSSSSHHQLHQQQSSHHHYETYTSHDASGLRTSLMLAPNSHGGQDHKSPEKLPLSSALHPEKGSLLLGKPVHRTSSSTFTFPPALNVDSLKAAVSSLSPHTHTVIQPTHNASDASPISLGQLSNNFYQTGPGGQPIIGYLSGGAGGQQYHTSLSQHRLIPVSGAGATSLEAGHTAHVATTSQPQPFPATLSHAYVATTTTTTNPREEHLFEVPAPYPPLSYPAGAGGSMVQAQLHLPVVPTPQAPSSAPSGSSLPAYFIKGSIIQLADGELKHVEDLKTEDFIQSAEISSELKIDSSTVERIDDSHTPNFAIVQFSVGEHRAQVSVEVQVEYPFFVFGQGWSSCCPDRTTQLLELPCTKLSVGDVCISLTLKNLRNGSLKKTQQTQNQAMEITTSCNMGSIHGPLKPSRSSRGGRGSARHGEQENGVGHRGSSGGMVVEGVQFASENGELRFGVGGGANLKGGQPGDSESSRGAAKPASRKRRWSAPEGRQVERSEEVPQLTLPKPSFITQGVKISIEGRSNIGK, encoded by the exons ATGAAGTCCAACCATGAGCGCAGCAACGAGTGTCTGCCCCCCAAGAAGAGAGATTTCCCAGCCAGCACTGCAGATGAGAGGCCCCTATTGATGGCGCCCGCCAGCGAGACCCAGCGAGGAGAGAACCTGACATGGCTGGCCAGTGTAGCTGGCGGGCACAACAGAGACATTAGTGGAGGTAACGGGGATGGCGGTAGAGGTGGGCAGCGTACCAGCACTCCCTGTGAGTCTGACGTGCCCCAGTACAAACCACTATgctccaccatcaccacacactcaGACTTCCTGGTCCCTTCCTCCATctgttcctcctcttcatcacatCAGTCCAGAGTGGTGACCACATCGCTCCCTGCCATGTACAGCTCTCCTCTGTCCCCACCAGGGGGGACCATCCACTACACCCAGCTTCCCCACAACCTTCAGGTCATCAGTTCCCCTTACCCAGGCCCCTACGCTGGCTACCTCTCCTCCCAGCCCCCCCCTCTACCCACCTCCACATCCCAACGCTCCCACCCTGACCCCTACCccaacaccaccatcacctccaaGCTCCAGCACCACTCTGTGGGTCCAGGTCGCCCCCCACTCCAGTCCCTACCCCCAGGCCTGGCTGTATCAGACACTGGCCCCCAGTACATCCAGCTCTCTGGTTCCTCTCAGAACGTGGCCCCCCGGACTGCCCCCTTGCCCCACGGAGGGACCCACCACCTGCACCACGACCCCCACCACACCCTGGCCTTCAGCGGGGGCTCCCAGGTGCTGGTACAGTATGCGGGCTCCGGCTCCGAGGAGCCCCTGACTAAGAGAGAGGAAGGCCGGCCCAGGGAACTGCACAACGGAGAGCTGGAGAAGAGAGGCCGCTTTGAGAGGAAGGAAAGCAAAGGAGccccatcatcatcctcctcttcttcctcctcttcctcccatcaCCAGCTCCACCAGCAGCAGAGCTCCCACCATCACTATGAGACCTATACCTCCCATGATGCCTCAGGGCTACGGACCTCTCTCATGCTTGCCCCCAACAGTCATGGAGGACAAGACCACAAGAGTCCCGAAAAActacccctctcctctgcctTGCACCCAGAGAAAGGCAGCCTCCTCCTGGGTAAACCTGTGCACCGCACCTCCTCCTCCACGTTCACCTTCCCCCCTGCGCTCAATGTGGATAGTCTTAAGGCAGCCGTCAGCTCCCTGTCCCCCCACACTCACACAGTCATCCAGCCCACACACAATGCCAGCGATGCATCGCCCATCTCCCTAGGCCAACTCTCCAACAACTTCTACCAGACTGGCCCAGGTGGGCAGCCCATCATCGGCTATCTGTCTGGGGGTGCAGGGGGGCAACAGTACCACACCAGTCTGTCCCAGCACAGGCTCATCCCCGTCAGTGGGGCCGGGGCCACCAGCCTGGAGGCTGGCCATACTGCCCATGTAGCCACCACAAGTCAACCACAGCCCTTCCCTGCCACACTCTCCCACGCCTACgtcgccaccaccaccaccaccactaaccccagaGAGGAGCATCTATTTGAGGTCCCGGCCCCCTACCCTCCTCTGTCCTACCCTGCTGGGGCTGGGGGGAGCATGGTCCAGGCCCAGCTACACCTCCCGGTGGTCCCAACCCCCCAGGCCCCCTCCTCGGCCCCCTCGGGCTCCTCGCTGCCCGCCTACTTTATCAAGGGCTCCATCATCCAGCTGGCGGACGGGGAGCTGAAGCATGTGGAGGACCTGAAGACGGAGGACTTCATCCAGAGCGCTGAGATCAGCAGCGAGCTGAAGATAGACTCGTCCACCGTAGAACGCATCGACGACAGCCACACACCCAACTTTGCCATCGTACAGTTCTCCGTGGGTGAACACCGCGCTCAG GTGAGTGTGGAGGTGCAGGTGGAGTATCCCTTCTTCGTATTCGGCCAGGGCTGGTCGTCGTGCTGCCCGGACCGGACCACTCAGCTGTTAGAACTACCCTGCACCAAGCTCTCAGTGGGGGACGTCTGCATCTCCCTCACCCTGAAGAACCTGAGGAACGGCTCCCTGAAGAAGACCCAGCAGACCCAGAACCAGGCCATGGAAATCACTACTAGCTGCAACATGGGCTCCATCCACGGGCCCCTCAAACCCTCCAGGTCTTCCCGGGGTGGAAGGGGGTCAGCCAGGCATGGGGAGCAAGAGAACGGGGTGGGTCATAGAGGCTCCAGTGGGGGAATGGTGGTTGAAGGTGTTCAGTTCGCCTCAGAGAATGGGGAACTGAGGTTCGGCGTCGGAGGGGGGGCCAACTTGAAAGGAGGCCAGCCTGGAGATTCAGAATCCAGTAGGGGCGCCGCCAAGCCGGCGAGCCGCAAGAGGAGGTGGTCGGCCCCCGAGGGCCGTCAGGTGGAGAGGAGCGAGGAGGTGCCCCAGTTGACTCTACCCAAACCTTCATTTATCACTCAGGGGGTAAAAATCAGCATCGAAGGCAGGTCAAATATAGGCAAATAG